From a single Intestinibaculum porci genomic region:
- the hypF gene encoding carbamoyltransferase HypF — MRSVLLRVYGIVQGVGFRPTVARHAQACQVTGYVCNKGPYVEIAIEGEEHQVDKMIDCVIHQPPKQAMIIRHEVFNASLHHYSDFQIVTSQKTKGEIYISPDLAICDDCVRELYDPHNRRYLHPFINCTNCGPRLTILEGLPYDRERTSMKAFPMCPECEKEYHDPQSRFYDAQPVSCHECGPEVYILGHEEIREREAIIYTRQALKEGKIVAIKGIGGFHLAVDAKNEKAVSRLRALKHRPRKPFAVMAKNLTTVKSFAHVSKAQEAVLTGVQKPICLLEKKGSSLAESVAPGNPKVGVMLPYAPLQHLLFRYDDGLKTPDVLIMTSANDSGAPIVHNDEEALAECASLCDVILSHNRVIRIRCDDSVMDFYHDAPYMIRRSRGYAPLPYYVSTSYEGAVLAIGGELKNTFCIGKNQLLYPSSYIGDLSDIRSVKSLQSTMKLMTSLLEVDPDLIVCDPHPQYNAKRVGESLGKEVVYVQHHYAHILSCMAENDVHDKVIGVAFDGTGYGDDGTIWGGEIFICDPLHYKRVSHIQPFLQLGGDASSLEGYRGAVSMLLDLYDDPQDLVMKLGLCDLSHYKVLRAMHARKLNAVTSTSAGRLFDAISAILGLCLRSTYEGEAATALQFAALQGKRQTLSIDVKAKQDLLPTKRLVAEITKRRFNGEDVHDLAYLFHDGLAQMIVSEVIRIAQNNHLQKVALSGGCFQNTLLLALVETRLKEAGFCVYIHHLLPPNDGGIACGQAYYGLACLKERRNDSCV, encoded by the coding sequence ATGAGAAGCGTCTTATTACGGGTTTATGGCATTGTTCAGGGAGTCGGCTTTCGCCCGACTGTTGCCCGTCATGCGCAGGCTTGTCAGGTGACGGGCTATGTCTGTAATAAAGGGCCTTATGTCGAAATCGCCATTGAAGGAGAAGAGCATCAGGTTGACAAGATGATTGATTGCGTCATTCATCAGCCGCCGAAGCAGGCGATGATCATCCGCCATGAAGTTTTCAATGCGTCTTTGCATCATTATTCAGATTTTCAGATCGTCACCTCTCAGAAAACCAAAGGAGAGATCTATATTTCTCCTGATTTAGCGATCTGTGATGACTGCGTCAGGGAACTTTATGATCCCCATAATCGCCGTTATCTGCATCCCTTTATTAACTGCACTAACTGCGGCCCGCGTCTGACCATTTTAGAAGGTTTGCCGTATGATCGGGAACGCACCAGTATGAAAGCTTTCCCAATGTGCCCAGAGTGTGAGAAGGAATATCATGATCCCCAGTCGCGGTTCTATGATGCGCAGCCAGTTAGCTGTCATGAATGCGGCCCCGAGGTTTATATTTTAGGGCATGAAGAGATCCGCGAACGGGAAGCAATTATTTATACGCGTCAAGCGTTAAAAGAAGGCAAGATCGTAGCGATCAAAGGGATTGGCGGGTTCCACTTAGCTGTTGATGCCAAAAATGAAAAAGCGGTCAGTCGTTTACGTGCGCTTAAGCATCGTCCCCGCAAGCCTTTTGCGGTGATGGCCAAAAACTTAACAACGGTGAAATCATTTGCCCATGTTTCAAAAGCGCAGGAAGCGGTTTTAACCGGCGTGCAGAAACCGATCTGTCTATTAGAAAAGAAAGGATCGAGCTTAGCAGAAAGCGTGGCACCAGGTAATCCTAAAGTGGGGGTGATGTTGCCATATGCGCCGCTCCAGCACTTATTATTTCGTTATGATGATGGGCTCAAAACGCCGGATGTTTTGATTATGACGAGTGCTAATGACTCGGGCGCTCCGATTGTGCATAATGATGAAGAAGCCTTGGCCGAGTGCGCTTCTTTATGTGATGTCATTCTCTCACATAATCGCGTTATCCGCATTCGCTGCGACGATTCCGTGATGGATTTCTATCATGATGCGCCTTATATGATCAGACGCAGCCGCGGCTATGCGCCATTGCCTTATTATGTCAGCACGTCCTATGAAGGCGCGGTGCTCGCTATTGGCGGAGAGTTAAAAAATACGTTCTGTATCGGTAAAAATCAGCTTTTATATCCTTCATCATATATTGGCGATCTTTCCGATATCCGCTCGGTGAAATCGCTTCAGTCAACAATGAAATTAATGACCTCTTTACTAGAAGTTGATCCAGATTTAATCGTCTGTGATCCCCATCCTCAGTATAATGCGAAACGCGTGGGCGAAAGCTTAGGGAAAGAGGTTGTCTATGTCCAGCATCATTATGCCCATATTCTATCTTGTATGGCTGAAAATGATGTCCATGACAAAGTCATCGGCGTGGCTTTTGATGGGACTGGTTATGGCGATGATGGCACGATCTGGGGCGGCGAGATCTTTATCTGCGACCCACTGCATTATAAGCGCGTCAGTCATATTCAACCGTTTTTACAGCTTGGCGGCGATGCCTCTTCATTAGAAGGTTACCGCGGCGCGGTGAGCATGCTGCTAGATCTCTATGATGATCCACAGGACCTTGTCATGAAATTAGGTTTATGCGATTTATCGCATTATAAAGTTTTACGCGCCATGCATGCGCGCAAACTTAATGCCGTGACATCGACAAGTGCCGGTCGTCTCTTTGATGCGATCAGTGCGATTCTTGGCTTATGTTTACGCTCTACCTATGAAGGGGAGGCGGCGACCGCGCTGCAGTTTGCGGCCCTTCAAGGAAAGCGGCAAACCTTATCAATAGATGTCAAAGCAAAGCAGGATCTTTTACCGACAAAGCGCCTGGTAGCGGAAATCACGAAGCGTCGTTTCAATGGTGAAGATGTCCATGATTTAGCGTATTTATTCCATGATGGTCTCGCCCAGATGATCGTTTCTGAAGTGATCCGCATAGCGCAAAACAATCACTTGCAGAAAGTCGCATTAAGCGGTGGCTGTTTTCAAAATACCTTATTACTCGCGTTAGTGGAAACACGCTTAAAAGAGGCTGGTTTCTGCGTTTATATACATCACTTATTACCGCCTAATGATGGCGGAATTGCATGTGGTCAGGCGTATTATGGCCTGGCCTGCTTAAAAGAAAGAAGGAATGATTCATGTGTGTAG
- a CDS encoding HypC/HybG/HupF family hydrogenase formation chaperone: MCVGLSCKVVNVKGDVAIVDATGAKRTVSAALLDDLMPGDYVMVHAGAAIAKITDDDTDETDRLMEDLLDE, encoded by the coding sequence ATGTGTGTAGGTTTATCTTGTAAAGTTGTGAATGTGAAAGGAGATGTTGCGATCGTCGACGCCACCGGCGCCAAGCGCACTGTTAGTGCGGCCTTATTAGATGATTTAATGCCGGGCGATTACGTGATGGTTCATGCCGGCGCTGCAATTGCGAAAATCACCGATGATGATACGGACGAAACAGATCGTTTAATGGAGGATTTGCTGGATGAATAA
- the hypD gene encoding hydrogenase formation protein HypD, protein MNKAREIIDAYQGPKLRIMEVCGTHTHEIFRLGIRSLLPENIEVISGPGCPVCVTPVDFIDEAIYLAQEHHCTITTFGDLVRVPGTQASLAQARADGAQVKVVYSPLDSVDYAQKHPDEEVVFLSIGFETTTPADLLTIAKAQALGLTNFSLLTANKTMPGAYEAMKDSCDAFLYPGHVHTIIGTGICEKMKEEGVSGVIAGFTAKELLTAIALIVKKSQEAAPYFVNAYPRVVTDEGSPKGQAIIAKYTESVDAMWRGIGVIPGSGLALKDDYAAFDARKKYQVPAMHGHANPACRCGEILRGQIKPYECPLFGKVCTRDHPVGACMVSSEGTCAAYYLYGGQK, encoded by the coding sequence ATGAATAAAGCGCGTGAAATCATCGATGCCTATCAGGGACCAAAACTGCGCATTATGGAAGTCTGTGGCACGCATACACATGAAATCTTCCGTTTAGGCATTCGTTCTCTGCTGCCAGAAAACATTGAAGTGATCTCTGGCCCGGGCTGTCCGGTCTGCGTCACGCCGGTTGATTTTATCGATGAAGCTATTTATTTAGCGCAGGAACATCATTGCACGATCACCACTTTTGGTGATTTGGTGCGCGTGCCGGGCACGCAGGCTTCTTTAGCGCAAGCACGCGCTGATGGCGCGCAAGTTAAAGTCGTCTATTCGCCATTAGATAGCGTGGATTATGCGCAGAAGCATCCTGATGAAGAGGTTGTCTTCCTCTCGATTGGCTTTGAAACGACAACGCCCGCTGATTTACTCACAATTGCCAAAGCGCAGGCTTTAGGCTTAACGAATTTCTCATTATTAACAGCCAATAAAACAATGCCGGGGGCCTATGAAGCGATGAAAGACAGCTGTGATGCCTTTCTTTATCCGGGTCATGTGCATACTATTATTGGTACCGGCATCTGTGAAAAGATGAAAGAAGAAGGTGTCAGCGGGGTGATTGCTGGCTTTACGGCGAAGGAACTATTAACGGCGATTGCTCTTATTGTGAAAAAATCACAGGAAGCTGCACCGTATTTTGTCAATGCCTATCCGCGCGTTGTCACTGACGAAGGTTCACCGAAAGGGCAGGCGATTATCGCAAAATATACCGAAAGTGTTGATGCGATGTGGCGCGGAATCGGTGTGATTCCCGGTTCCGGCTTAGCCTTAAAAGACGATTATGCAGCTTTTGATGCGCGAAAGAAATATCAGGTCCCAGCGATGCATGGACATGCCAATCCGGCGTGTCGCTGCGGCGAGATCTTAAGAGGACAAATCAAACCTTATGAATGTCCGCTTTTTGGGAAGGTCTGCACCCGTGATCATCCAGTGGGTGCCTGCATGGTTTCTAGTGAAGGCACTTGCGCGGCTTACTATTTGTATGGAGGTCAAAAATAA
- the hypE gene encoding hydrogenase expression/formation protein HypE produces MDKITLGHGSGGSATADLIDHVFKKYLNNEYFTADDASVLPRPLGRIAMSTDGFIVSPAFFPGGNIGKLSICGTVNDLACMGARPLYLTCGFVIEEGFPIAKLEEAVKAMAKTAAEVGVHIVAGDTKVAGKGQVDGLFITTTGVGEIADDVHTSGANAKAGDVIIVTGDIGRHGTCILLTRDDYGIEAPVTSDCAPLWNAVKATLDVSHDIHTIRDATRGGVGTVLYEIARESQVGIKLDSTKIPVADEVRGVTGMLGLDPLYLACEGRLVYMVPEKDSQAVLKALQASDHTQGAAIIGKVVNDHVGQVTLTTEIGGETLLPPPGNELLPRIC; encoded by the coding sequence ATGGATAAAATTACTTTAGGACATGGATCAGGCGGCTCAGCTACCGCTGATCTGATTGATCATGTCTTTAAAAAATATTTGAATAATGAATACTTTACCGCTGATGATGCCAGCGTATTGCCTAGACCGCTAGGACGTATTGCCATGAGCACGGATGGCTTTATCGTCTCGCCAGCCTTTTTCCCGGGCGGGAATATTGGCAAGTTATCAATCTGCGGGACGGTCAATGATTTGGCCTGCATGGGCGCAAGGCCGCTTTATTTAACATGCGGCTTTGTCATTGAAGAAGGCTTTCCGATTGCGAAGCTTGAAGAAGCTGTAAAAGCGATGGCTAAAACCGCCGCGGAAGTCGGCGTGCACATCGTTGCCGGAGATACCAAAGTTGCCGGCAAAGGACAGGTTGATGGTCTTTTCATTACCACCACCGGCGTTGGTGAAATCGCTGATGATGTCCATACCTCCGGCGCTAATGCGAAAGCTGGTGATGTCATTATTGTAACTGGTGATATTGGTCGTCATGGTACCTGCATTCTCTTGACGCGTGATGATTATGGCATTGAAGCGCCAGTGACAAGTGACTGTGCACCATTATGGAATGCCGTTAAAGCGACTTTAGATGTCAGCCATGACATTCATACCATTCGTGATGCGACGCGTGGCGGCGTCGGCACGGTACTTTATGAAATTGCCCGTGAATCTCAGGTCGGCATTAAGCTTGATTCGACAAAAATTCCGGTCGCTGATGAAGTGCGTGGCGTCACCGGAATGTTAGGACTTGATCCGCTTTATTTAGCCTGTGAAGGCCGTCTTGTCTATATGGTACCGGAAAAAGACAGTCAAGCTGTTTTAAAAGCTTTACAGGCCTCTGATCATACTCAGGGCGCTGCTATTATTGGCAAAGTTGTCAATGATCATGTCGGTCAGGTAACATTAACGACAGAAATTGGCGGCGAAACCTTATTGCCGCCGCCAGGCAATGAATTATTACCAAGAATCTGTTAG